A genome region from Dickeya chrysanthemi NCPPB 402 includes the following:
- the yidA gene encoding sugar-phosphatase — MAIKLIAIDMDGTLLTPENQISPAVKQAIAAAREKGVYVALATGRPFIGVERYLKQLGLQQDGHYCITNNGALVQRTLTGECVAQTTLSFEDYLHFEALSRELGVHFHALDFNYVYTANKDISAYTVHESHLTSMPLKYRAVEEMDSSLRFPKVMMIDEPEVLDAAIARMPPEDFARYTIMKSAAFYLEILDKRVNKGEGVKMLAQHLGLAADEVMALGDQENDLAMLEFAGLGVAMGNAIESVKAVSQFVTRSNSEDGVAYAIEKFVLNV, encoded by the coding sequence ATGGCGATAAAACTGATTGCGATTGATATGGACGGCACGCTGCTAACGCCGGAAAACCAGATTTCGCCGGCGGTGAAACAGGCTATTGCCGCCGCCCGCGAAAAAGGCGTTTATGTGGCGCTGGCGACCGGGCGCCCGTTCATCGGCGTTGAGCGCTATCTGAAACAACTGGGGTTGCAGCAAGACGGGCACTACTGCATCACCAATAACGGCGCGCTGGTGCAGCGCACATTGACGGGGGAATGCGTGGCGCAAACCACGCTGAGCTTTGAGGACTATCTCCATTTCGAGGCGTTGTCGCGCGAGTTGGGCGTGCACTTCCATGCGCTTGATTTCAATTATGTGTATACCGCCAACAAAGATATCAGCGCCTACACGGTGCATGAGTCCCACCTGACCAGCATGCCGCTGAAATACCGGGCGGTAGAGGAAATGGACAGCAGCCTGCGTTTTCCAAAAGTGATGATGATCGATGAACCTGAGGTGCTGGATGCCGCTATCGCCCGCATGCCACCCGAAGATTTCGCCCGTTATACCATCATGAAAAGCGCCGCTTTCTATCTCGAGATTCTGGACAAGCGCGTCAATAAAGGCGAAGGGGTGAAAATGCTGGCGCAACACCTCGGTCTGGCCGCTGATGAAGTGATGGCGCTGGGCGATCAGGAAAACGATTTGGCGATGCTCGAATTTGCCGGGCTGGGTGTGGCGATGGGTAATGCGATTGAGAGCGTCAAGGCGGTGAGCCAATTCGTCACCCGGTCTAACAGTGAAGACGGCGTGGCGTACGCCATTGAGAAGTTTGTGTTGAACGTCTGA
- the uspA gene encoding universal stress protein UspA — protein MAYKHILIAVDLSPESKVLVEKAVSMARPYDAKVSLIHVDVNYSDLYTGLIDVNLGDMQQRISEETQNALKDLAENAGYPISETLSGSGDLGQVLVDAIRKYDVDLVLCGHHQDFWSKLMSSARQLINTVHIDMLIVPLREEEE, from the coding sequence ATGGCTTACAAGCACATCCTTATTGCGGTTGACCTGTCACCGGAAAGTAAGGTGTTAGTGGAAAAAGCGGTCTCCATGGCGCGGCCGTACGATGCCAAAGTCTCTTTGATCCATGTTGACGTGAATTACTCTGATCTCTACACCGGGCTGATCGATGTCAATCTGGGTGACATGCAGCAACGCATTTCCGAAGAAACCCAGAATGCCCTGAAAGATCTGGCGGAAAACGCCGGTTATCCGATCTCGGAAACTCTGAGCGGCAGCGGCGATCTGGGCCAGGTGCTGGTTGACGCGATTCGCAAGTATGACGTTGATCTGGTGCTATGCGGCCACCATCAGGATTTCTGGAGTAAACTGATGTCGTCTGCGCGCCAGTTGATCAATACGGTGCACATCGACATGCTGATTGTGCCGTTGCGTGAGGAAGAGGAATAA
- the uspB gene encoding universal stress protein UspB, with amino-acid sequence MISTFALFWALCVVCVINMARYYSSLRVLLLILRDCDPLLYQYVDGSGFFTSHGQPSKQLRLVRYIYAQRYLDHHDPEFIRRCARVRGQFLLTSALCGLVVVSLIGLIIWH; translated from the coding sequence ATGATTAGTACATTTGCGCTTTTCTGGGCTTTATGTGTCGTCTGTGTCATCAATATGGCGCGATATTATTCTTCGTTGCGAGTGCTGCTGCTGATATTGAGAGACTGTGATCCGCTACTGTATCAGTATGTGGATGGAAGCGGATTTTTCACCTCCCACGGGCAACCCAGCAAGCAGTTACGGTTGGTTCGTTACATCTATGCACAACGTTATCTTGACCATCACGACCCGGAATTTATCCGTCGTTGCGCGCGGGTGCGCGGTCAGTTTTTGCTGACTTCCGCCTTGTGCGGGCTGGTCGTCGTCAGCCTCATCGGCCTTATCATCTGGCATTGA
- the pitA gene encoding inorganic phosphate transporter PitA, with product MLHLFAGLDFHTGLMLVLALLFVLFYEAINGFHDTANAVATVIYTRAMRAQLAVVMAGVFNFLGVLLGGLSVAYAIVHLLPTDLLLNVSSTHGLAMVFSMLLAAIIWNLGTWYFGLPASSSHTLIGSIIGIGLTNALVTHTSVVDALNIPKMVSIFLSLLMSPVVGMIVAGLMVYLLRRYWRGNKKRQRIHLTPAEREKQDGKRKPPFWTRTALILSAVGVSFSHGANDGQKGIGLIMLVLIGVAPAGFMLNMNASGYDISRTRDAVMNLQGYYQSHNASLTHVIGLSTPIPAPENVIPATGNKPDFHCDTSRAMIAIDRALTLLNNVKNYSELPADDRARARRLLMCISDTLDRVVKLPETSADDKRLLNNLRSDLLYTVEYAPLWIIVAVALALSLGTMVGWQRVAVTIGEKIGKKGMTYAQGVSAQLTAAMSIGIASYTGMPVSTTHVLSSAVAGTMIVDGGGVQGKTVKSILLAWVFTLPVSMLLSGVLYWLALKLI from the coding sequence ATGTTACATTTATTTGCCGGGCTTGATTTCCATACCGGTCTGATGCTGGTTCTCGCCCTGCTATTCGTTCTGTTCTATGAAGCTATCAACGGTTTTCACGATACCGCCAACGCGGTCGCTACGGTGATTTATACCCGGGCGATGCGTGCTCAACTGGCGGTTGTCATGGCCGGTGTTTTCAATTTCCTCGGGGTATTGCTGGGCGGGCTAAGCGTGGCGTATGCCATCGTCCATCTGCTGCCAACCGATTTGCTGCTGAATGTCAGTTCCACTCACGGGCTGGCGATGGTGTTTTCGATGCTGTTGGCGGCGATCATCTGGAACCTGGGGACCTGGTATTTCGGGTTGCCGGCCTCCAGTTCTCATACCTTGATCGGCTCCATCATCGGTATCGGTTTAACCAACGCGCTGGTGACCCATACCTCGGTGGTGGATGCGCTTAATATCCCTAAAATGGTCAGTATCTTCCTGTCGCTGCTGATGTCTCCGGTGGTCGGCATGATCGTCGCCGGGTTGATGGTGTATCTGCTGCGTCGTTATTGGCGCGGGAATAAGAAACGCCAGCGTATTCACCTGACGCCGGCGGAGCGCGAAAAGCAGGATGGTAAGCGTAAGCCGCCGTTCTGGACGCGTACCGCGCTGATCTTGTCTGCGGTAGGGGTGAGCTTCTCTCACGGCGCTAACGACGGGCAAAAAGGCATTGGCCTGATCATGCTGGTGCTGATTGGCGTGGCGCCGGCCGGGTTTATGCTGAACATGAATGCCTCAGGCTACGATATTAGCCGTACCCGCGATGCGGTGATGAATCTGCAGGGGTATTATCAGTCTCATAACGCGTCGCTGACGCATGTGATCGGCCTGTCGACGCCGATTCCGGCTCCGGAAAACGTGATTCCTGCTACCGGCAACAAACCGGATTTTCACTGTGATACGTCTCGCGCCATGATCGCCATTGACCGTGCGCTGACGTTGCTGAATAACGTGAAAAACTACAGCGAGCTGCCTGCGGATGATCGTGCCCGTGCCCGTCGTTTGTTGATGTGTATCTCCGATACGTTGGATCGCGTCGTTAAGCTGCCGGAAACCTCGGCCGATGACAAACGCCTGCTCAACAATCTGCGTAGCGACCTGCTGTACACGGTGGAATATGCTCCGCTGTGGATCATTGTGGCGGTGGCGCTGGCGTTGTCGCTCGGTACGATGGTGGGCTGGCAGCGTGTGGCGGTCACTATCGGCGAGAAAATCGGTAAAAAAGGCATGACCTACGCACAAGGCGTCTCCGCACAGTTGACGGCCGCCATGTCGATTGGCATTGCCAGCTATACCGGTATGCCGGTATCCACGACGCACGTGCTTTCCTCCGCGGTGGCCGGCACCATGATTGTGGACGGCGGCGGCGTGCAGGGCAAAACGGTGAAAAGCATTCTGTTGGCTTGGGTTTTCACCCTGCCGGTATCAATGCTGCTGTCCGGCGTGCTGTACTGGCTGGCGCTGAAACTGATCTGA
- a CDS encoding NAD(P)/FAD-dependent oxidoreductase, which produces MEQFDVIIIGAGAAGLFCAAQAGQKGLRVLLVDNGKKPGRKILMSGGGRCNFTNLYAEPGAYLSHNPHFCKSALARYTQWDFISLVNRHGIAYHEKTLGQLFCDDSAQQIVDMLMKECDAGKVTLRLRSEVLSVEKNAQFQVKLNNGVVQAQALVVATGGLSMPGLGATPFGYQLAAQFGLNVLPTRAALVPFTLHKPLLAQLQTLSGVSVPAVATAENGTTFRENILFTHRGLSGPAILQLSSYWQPGEFVTINLLPTLDLAENLNAERQAHPNQSLKNTLSQWLPKRLVECLQTLGQLPDVTLKQLNKPQQAEVAATLQQWRVQPNGTEGYRTAEVTLGGVDTRELSSKTMEAGKTPGLYFIGEVVDVTGWLGGYNFQWAWSSAWACAQALE; this is translated from the coding sequence GTGGAACAGTTTGACGTCATCATCATCGGCGCGGGGGCGGCCGGTCTATTCTGCGCGGCACAGGCAGGCCAGAAAGGGCTGCGGGTGCTGCTGGTGGACAACGGCAAAAAACCGGGCCGCAAGATTTTGATGTCCGGCGGCGGGCGTTGCAACTTTACCAATCTGTACGCCGAGCCGGGTGCTTACCTGTCGCACAACCCGCACTTCTGCAAATCCGCCCTCGCCCGCTACACCCAGTGGGATTTCATCAGTCTGGTTAACCGCCACGGCATCGCGTATCACGAAAAAACCCTTGGTCAGTTGTTCTGCGACGATTCCGCGCAGCAGATTGTCGATATGCTGATGAAAGAGTGCGATGCCGGTAAGGTGACGTTGCGATTGCGCAGCGAGGTGCTGTCGGTGGAAAAAAACGCACAGTTTCAGGTGAAGCTTAACAACGGCGTGGTACAGGCGCAGGCGCTGGTCGTCGCCACCGGCGGGCTATCGATGCCGGGGCTGGGCGCCACGCCGTTCGGCTATCAACTGGCGGCGCAATTCGGCCTCAACGTGTTGCCCACCCGCGCCGCGCTGGTGCCGTTTACCCTGCATAAGCCGCTGCTGGCGCAATTACAGACGCTCTCCGGCGTGTCGGTGCCGGCGGTGGCGACGGCCGAAAACGGCACCACCTTCCGTGAAAATATTCTGTTTACTCACCGCGGCCTGTCCGGCCCGGCGATTCTGCAACTGTCCAGCTACTGGCAGCCGGGGGAATTCGTCACCATCAACCTGTTACCCACGCTTGATCTGGCCGAAAACCTCAATGCCGAGCGTCAGGCGCACCCGAACCAGAGCCTGAAAAATACCCTGTCGCAATGGTTGCCGAAACGGCTGGTGGAATGCCTGCAAACATTGGGGCAATTGCCGGACGTCACGCTGAAACAGCTCAACAAGCCGCAGCAGGCCGAGGTAGCAGCCACGCTGCAACAATGGCGGGTTCAGCCTAACGGCACCGAGGGCTATCGCACGGCGGAAGTGACGCTCGGCGGCGTCGACACCCGCGAACTGTCGTCAAAAACGATGGAAGCCGGCAAAACACCGGGCCTGTATTTCATCGGCGAAGTGGTGGACGTCACCGGCTGGCTCGGCGGTTACAACTTCCAGTGGGCGTGGAGCTCCGCCTGGGCCTGCGCGCAGGCGCTGGAGTAA
- a CDS encoding DUF1471 domain-containing protein, translating to MNAIKNIVAVIALATVSFGTFAATTSTAIEVQQSASLSVGTVSATAATLDGLQASLSEKAGAVGAKSFRIISATSGDNQMRGVAELYN from the coding sequence ATGAACGCTATCAAAAATATTGTTGCAGTTATCGCCCTGGCTACCGTTTCTTTCGGCACCTTTGCTGCGACCACGTCCACTGCGATTGAAGTACAGCAATCCGCCAGCCTGTCCGTCGGCACCGTCAGCGCGACTGCCGCTACGCTGGATGGCCTGCAAGCCAGCCTGTCTGAAAAAGCGGGTGCCGTCGGCGCCAAATCGTTCCGCATCATTTCCGCCACTTCCGGCGACAACCAGATGCGCGGCGTAGCTGAGCTGTACAACTGA
- a CDS encoding endonuclease/exonuclease/phosphatase family protein, protein MLIVSYNIQYGLGRDGRYNLARIADEVRGADIICMQEVERFWQRSGMTDQPAELAALLGEYHWVYGANLDMDASTVSADGRVVNRRRQFGTLTLSRRPIFSSRNFPLPKFGTLTQHSIQQGVLETVVDTDGGAIRVYNTHLSHLCAGTRLPQVDAMLGIFARAPDEGGAWCGGHPDPNSGWTEGQMPLMPQEMILMGDLNCLPESEEYSRLIGPVSPHHGRLVRHRGLMDAWVAAGQPESSGSTHPAVGGRIDHCLLTPSLGLTVRRCWADTENQGSDHHPLWVELQ, encoded by the coding sequence ATGCTCATTGTCAGCTACAACATTCAATACGGTCTTGGCCGCGACGGCCGCTACAATCTGGCTCGCATCGCCGATGAAGTGCGCGGCGCGGATATCATCTGTATGCAAGAGGTCGAACGCTTCTGGCAACGCTCCGGCATGACCGATCAACCGGCGGAACTGGCGGCGCTGCTGGGCGAGTATCACTGGGTGTACGGCGCCAATCTGGACATGGACGCCAGCACCGTGTCGGCGGATGGCCGGGTCGTCAACCGTCGTCGCCAGTTTGGTACTCTGACGTTGTCCCGTCGGCCGATTTTCTCCAGCCGTAACTTCCCGCTGCCGAAATTCGGCACCCTGACCCAGCACTCGATTCAACAAGGTGTGCTGGAAACGGTTGTCGACACTGATGGCGGGGCGATCCGCGTTTATAACACCCATCTCAGTCATCTGTGTGCTGGCACCCGGTTGCCGCAGGTGGACGCGATGCTGGGGATTTTTGCCCGCGCTCCGGATGAAGGCGGTGCCTGGTGCGGCGGCCATCCTGACCCGAACTCGGGCTGGACTGAAGGGCAGATGCCGCTAATGCCGCAGGAGATGATCCTGATGGGGGATTTGAACTGCCTGCCGGAGAGCGAAGAGTACAGCCGTCTGATTGGTCCGGTGTCGCCGCATCACGGCCGGCTGGTCCGTCACCGTGGGTTGATGGATGCCTGGGTCGCGGCAGGCCAGCCGGAGAGCAGCGGTTCTACCCATCCGGCGGTCGGCGGCCGGATCGATCACTGCCTGCTGACGCCCTCACTGGGGCTGACGGTGCGCCGTTGCTGGGCGGATACCGAGAATCAGGGCTCCGATCACCACCCGCTGTGGGTGGAATTGCAATAA